In Trichoderma asperellum chromosome 1, complete sequence, a single window of DNA contains:
- a CDS encoding uncharacterized protein (EggNog:ENOG41~TransMembrane:1 (o478-498i)) — protein MAEALGTAIGVIGFIGQLFDGCVKAYGYFTTAANLDADSQRMLCKVRIEEMRLTVWGREWGVAEGKFDAHLSERNPQLRVLATQILEQLHGTVTDFRKLQDRYGLVGEEAAAEKNGGHESMGDDEKKNKTNGASKRSTSTNERSWRRELGLRTKWVIGDKDKFTNLLKDLKDFNDGLERLFPPSQVPSFQRAWTHQLLDRAQRDLAELSLLENASSGIYPQLTKSATLKKLRINLDSKPQSSFRPTFALKVDRSSLAISQVVVDKGSSSSSNADHQRRCHGHHNVAGDVLVEWVDYDREAIDERVAHVRRMDDLARMMHSASECHPDLHSIDCLGYTDDSTNSRYGLVYKAPASSHSTLKTLISSPDLKTPDLDERIHLARTLAVAVWSLHSLDWLHKSLCSSNVLFFPSAFSTSANSPTASAALVPDISHPYLSGFDASRPELDTALSVAPKNPSIGDLHRHPGSLRGSPHIKSFDIYSFGLVLLEIGLWKVLQAYYKAHYSAERWRDKVVLAVLVPALGSKVGKRYKEVVEMCLRVDEDMTSIEAGELMEEVVSKLESIRV, from the exons ATGGCGGAAGCACTGGGCACCGCCATTGGCGTGATTGGCTTCATCGGCCAGCTGTTTGACGGCTGCGTCAAGGCCTACGGCTACTTCACCACGGCGGCCAATCTGGATGCCGACAGCCAGCGGATGCTGTGCAAGGTGCGCATCGAGGAGATGCGCCTGACGGTCTGGGGCCGGGAATGGGGCGTCGCCGAGGGCAAGTTTGATGCGCATCTGAGCGAGAGGAATCCGCAGCTGCGGGTGTTGGCGACGCAGATCCTGGAGCAGCTTCACGGCACGGTGACGGACTTCAGGAAGCTGCAGGATCGGTATGGCCTGGTGggcgaggaggcggcggcggagaagAATGGCGGCCACGAGTCCATGGGcgacgatgagaagaagaacaagacgaATGGAGCGTCAAAGAGGAGCACGAGCACGAAtgagaggagctggaggagggagCTTGGGTTGAGGACAAAGTGGGTGATAGGAG ACAAGGACAAGTTCACCAATCTCCTCAAAGACCTCAAAG acttcaaCGACGGCCTCGAACGcctcttccccccctcccaAGTGCCCTCCTTCCAGCGCGCCTGGACTCACCAGCTCCTCGACCGCGCCCAGCGCGACCTCGCCGAGCTCTCGCTCCTCGAAAACGCCTCCTCGGGCATCTACCCGCAGCTCACCAAATCCGCCACCCTCAAGAAGCTGCGCATCAACCTCGACAGCAAGCCCCAGTCGTCCTTCAGGCCGACCTTCGCCCTCAAAGTCGACCGCTCCTCGCTGGCCATCAGCCAAGTCGTCGTCgacaaaggcagcagcagcagcagcaacgccgaTCACCAGCGCCGCTGCCACGGCCACCACAACGTCGCGGGCGACGTCCTCGTCGAATGGGTCGACTACGACCGCGAGGCCATCGACGAGCGCGTCGCCCACGTCCGCCGGATGGACGACCTGGCGCGCATGATGCACTCCGCGTCGGAATGCCACCCGGACCTGCACAGCATCGACTGCCTCGGCTACACGGACGACTCGACCAACAGCCGCTACGGCCTCGTCTACAAGGCGCCCGCCTCGTCCCACTCGACCCTCAAGACGCTCATCTCCAGCCCGGACCTCAAGACGCCGGACCTCGACGAGCGCATCCACCTCGCCCGGACGCTCGCCGTGGCCGTCTGGTCGCTGCACTCGCTCGACTGGCTGCACAAGTCGCTCTGCAGCTCCAACGTGCTCTTCTTCCCGTCCGCCTTCTCCACGTCGGCAAACTCGCCCACCGCCTCGGCCGCCCTCGTGCCGGACATCTCGCACCCGTACCTCAGCGGCTTCGACGCCTCCCGCCCGGAACTCGACACCGCGCTGTCCGTGGCGCCCAAGAACCCGTCCATCGGCGATCTGCACCGCCACCCGGGCTCTCTGCGCGGCAGCCCGCACATCAAGTCCTTTGACATCTACAGCTTCGGGCTGGTGCTTCTCGAGATTGGGCTGTGGAAGGTCCTGCAGGCGTACTACAAGGCGCACTACTCTGCCGAGCGCTGGCGCGATAAGGTCgtgctggcggtgctggtTCCCGCGCTGGGGAGTAAAGTTGGCAAGCGGTACAAGGAAGTTGTGGAAATGTGTCTCCGGGTGGATGAGGATATGACGAGTATCGAGGCTGGGGAGTTGATGGAAGAGGTCGTGAGTAAGCTGGAGAGCATCCGGGTGTAA
- a CDS encoding uncharacterized protein (EggNog:ENOG41), protein MELSQQSIHDVIHPTAAFTDESVWKQAAAAAAIHDAKEIPWEESLLNPKNRIDSLEHLKKPLWRIDGCTAFGTQFYAVPLFMESIPPFRIDVFIPEPATLSPELRNVLDMGVAFYTRDESRISQLGVTQHLLRLLQHWTSTLEDPRQIYQNIPFGSRIVFNNFPKDVSQAQVSIAPTYYLERQMLSVPSFQKIWGPGVDLPQTVDIHDVVYLSQLHDSVCLIEYEGKTWIFKALTSYTKYLYHELRQLLIIQPHPNVMARPTHLITKKCSFGSKTAVLGFTLELHVHGSLRDLIPFLQVHNQVSLADKAKWSVQLASALVHLREACGVFYPDLRLDNIVLTGSGDVVMVDFEQRGVWCEFAAPEVNAIEYVRLLAIDDEIPSEIRDKYAAILTSMLPGWEEMGQGEDYSWPCKGYNVPWACLTPKEQEACEVYMLGRVLWCIFESNSAPQRAAVWLSYRWEPLVEFPGYTRTPPAMRDLIDRCTRGRQAGLTRLIVRRRDKLVLREFENTGESTAQEVQNVARDWWAKEIADSEAWLQERAEGMKRGDWNENYYDRPTLREVHDELEKFRKNTLG, encoded by the coding sequence ATGGAGCTCAGCCAGCAGTCAATCCACGATGTCATCCacccaacagcagcattcaCCGATGAGAGTGTCTGGAAGCAGGCTGCCGCCGCAGCTGCCATCCACGACGCCAAGGAGATACCGTGGGAAGAGTCCCTGTTGAATCCCAAGAACCGTATCGATAGTCTTGAACATCTCAAGAAGCCCTTGTGGCGCATCGATGGCTGCACTGCATTTGGAACGCAGTTTTATGCCGTGCCTCTTTTTATGGAGTCGATTCCTCCCTTCCGGATTGACGTATTCATACCTGAGCCAGCGACACTCTCTCCCGAGCTTCGCAACGTGCTTGACATGGGAGTAGCTTTCTACACGAGAGACGAATCTCGCATCTCGCAGCTTGGAGTTACTCAGCATTTGCTCCGACTGCTTCAACATTGGACATCGACCCTGGAAGATCCACGCCAGATATATCAAAACATACCCTTCGGCTCGAGGATCGTCTTCAACAACTTCCCCAAAGATGTCAGCCAAGCTCAGGTATCCATTGCCCCAACGTACTACCTCGAGCGCCAAATGCTGTCTGTGCCATCTTTCCAAAAGATCTGGGGACCCGGAGTAGATCTACCCCAGACAGTCGACATTCACGACGTCGTGTATCTGTCGCAGTTGCACGACAGCGTCTGTCTCATTGAGTATGAGGGAAAAACCTGGATCTTCAAGGCCTTGACGAGCTACACCAAGTACCTCTACCACGAGCTGCGACAGCTTCTCATTATCCAGCCCCATCCTAACGTCATGGCACGGCCCACTCACCTCATCACAAAGAAATGCAGCTTTGGCAGCAAGACAGCCGTCCTCGGATTCACGCTAGAGCTCCACGTCCATGGCAGCTTGCGTGATTTGATCCCCTTCTTGCAAGTACACAATCAGGTATCGCTAGCAGACAAGGCTAAATGGTCCGTCCAACTCGCCTCTGCCTTGGTGCACCTCCGTGAGGCATGCGGCGTCTTCTATCCGGACCTCCGGCTTGATAACATTGTCTTGACGGGATCTGGCGATGTTGTCATGGTCGATTTCGAACAGCGTGGTGTATGGTGCGAGTTCGCAGCACCGGAGGTCAATGCTATCGAGTACGTCCGGCTGCTGGCAATCGATGATGAGATTCCCTCGGAGATCAGAGATAAGTATGCTGCTATCTTGACGAGTATGCTTCCCGGGTGGGAGGAGATGGGTCAAGGAGAAGACTACAGCTGGCCGTGCAAGGGGTACAACGTGCCGTGGGCATGCTTGACCCCTAAAGAACAGGAAGCCTGCGAAGTTTATATGCTGGGTCGAGTTCTCTGGTGCATTTTCGAATCCAACAGCGCTCCCCAGCGAGCTGCCGTGTGGCTCTCCTACCGCTGGGAGCCCTTAGTAGAATTCCCCGGCTACACTCGTACACCACCCGCGATGCGAGATCTCATCGACCGCTGCACCCGTGGCAGACAAGCTGGGCTTACTAGGCTTATCGTCCGCCGTAGGGACAAGCTGGTGCTCCGAGAGTTTGAAAACACAGGAGAATCCACGGCGCAAGAGGTTCAGAACGTTGCGCGCGACTGGTGGGCAAAGGAGATTGCAGACTCCGAAGCATGGCTCCAGGAGCGCGCTGAGGGCATGAAGAGGGGCGACTGGAACGAGAACTACTATGATCGGCCTACTCTACGCGAGGTTCAcgatgagctggagaagTTCCGTAAGAACACGTTGGGCTAG
- a CDS encoding uncharacterized protein (EggNog:ENOG41), with amino-acid sequence MTRPHISLHPRCGACGDDFRLGQKIVAAIRKSRSVQVINAYTFPDYGASDDTAPDIDWYFCRKPSCSQCNDGAADAATIHVDCYNLFRLHCNNDDSLYRLWLTATWRRPWHGAPSLRLVPDVDASKTMQLAATACSLPQLTAVPAEILHMIGEYAQPSPLGRYRAIIDLAADLNSQEQSWPQSLPLSEIASWERGGHAVVNESLHPIVRITIDCWGLKRIERLVDNPPFAGKRSDTEVYIIEAQERLRDVTVQFQSGLGRLDVPKDSVDLQLWDTPTPPSLESLQNMPSITGTTQFASIDLRKANSLTFFVANGSTLAIHGHTRRRAHPETTFDRISRQRQRHAAWIYVPLPSKDRITHFGIRAPHKFTRSPWAAADYSYLFRFELAGDVIVGPRFLGPTQDFIWPVKEQLLLIFNVAELAAISAMSAYPNESSEITPFARLSKAPFQEACFSSAPLEGIVLLQIYSDAETGLCRGILAEYGNGSQRALGECRIGVDPVCTYKSPACLCFTQVTRNRSGTSIELKGIKVSSSYQSEHKHGEVGWSCFPMRGTLQLWFTNEQSILEVIVDEAELMPS; translated from the exons ATGACTCGGCCGCACATCTCTTTGCATCCCCGTTGCGGAGCCTGTGGTGATGACTTCAGGCTTGGGCAGAAGATCGTTGCGG CCATTCGCAAGAGTCGCTCTGTTCAAGTCATCAATGCCTACACTTTCCCTGACTACGGTGCCAGTGATGATACAGCGCCAGATATCGACTGGTACTTCTGCCGCAAACCCTCGTGCTCTCAATGCAACGATGGAGCCGCGGACGCCGCAACGATCCACGTCGATTGTTACAATTTATTTCGACTACATTGCAACAACGACGACTCGCTGTATCGCCTGTGGTTGACGGCGACGTGGAGAAGACCTTGGCACGGAGCCCCATCCCTTCGATTAGTCCCTGATGTCGATGCAAGCAAAACGATGCAGCttgcagcaacagcttgcTCCCTGCCCCAACTGACGGCCGTCCCAGCTGAGATATTGCATATGATAGGGGAATATGCTCAACCAAGCCCTCTTGGCCGCTATCGTGCTATTATTGATCTGGCGGCTGATTTAAATAGCCAAGAACAGAGCTGGCCACAATCACTGCCACTCTCCGAAATCGCTTCGTGGGAGCGAGGTGGACATGCCGTGGTCAATGAGAGCCTCCATCCCATCGTGAGGATTACAATTGACTGCTGGGGCTTAAAACGAATTGAGAGGCTGGTGGACAATCCTCCATTTGCCGGTAAACGATCGGATACAGAAGTTTATATCATAGAGGCGCAAGAGCGATTAAGAGACGTAACAGTGCAATTCCAA TCGGGTCTGGGGCGCTTAGATGTGCCAAAGGATTCAGTCGATCTTCAGCTCTGGGACACGCCAACGCCGCCGTCTTTAGAAAGCCTCCAGAATATGCCAAGCATCACAGGCACCACCCAGTTTGCCTCAATTGATCTAAGAAAAGCGAATTCTCTCACATTCTTCGTAGCAAATGGATCCACCCTCGCCATACACGGCCACACACGTAGACGGGCTCACCCTGAAACAACGTTTGATCGCATTTCACGCCAACGACAACGCCACGCTGCTTGGATCTACGTCCCTCTCCCTTCAAAAGATCGGATTACCCACTTTGGCATTCGTGCTCCGCACAAGTTCACGAGATCCCCATGGGCTGCAGCTGACTATTCTTACTTG TTTCGCTTTGAACTGGCTGGCGATGTTATAGTCGGACCTCGTTTCCTAGGGCCAACGCAAGATTTCATATGGCCTGTGAAAgaacagctgctgctcatcttTAACGTGGCGGAACTTGCGGCTATATCGGCAATGAGTGCTTATCCTAACGAGAGCAGTGAGATAACACCATTTGCCCGGCTTAGTAAGGCTCCTTTCCAGGAAGCATGTTTCTCATCTGCTCCCCTGGAGGGCATAGTACTCTTACAGATATATTCGGATGCTGAAACTGGCCTCTGTCGGGGGATACTCGCTGAATACGGTAATGGTTCCCAGCGTGCCCTCGGCGAATGCCGAATTGGCGTGGATCCAGTATGCACTTACAAGAGCCCTGCATGCTTGTGCTTTACTCAAGTCACGCGTAACCGTTCAGGAACGTCTATTGAGTTGAAAGGGATAAAAGTCAGCAGTTCTTACCAGTCTGAACATAAGCATGGCGAAGTGGGGTGGTCATGTTTTCCGATGCGTGGGACCCTTCAATTGTGGTTTACAAATGAGCAGTCTATTTTAGAGGTGATAGTGGACGAGGCAGAATTGATGCCTTCTTGA
- a CDS encoding uncharacterized protein (EggNog:ENOG41), with protein sequence MPIPVAPFSRLTLEEMSATSRTGVPAASEAGHHQELLVEDSSSDYESYSEISDDDGDDDDELPAIVQSPSELSYTIDHLPEEAQDAVRRVFSEPPTIALQQCRLIDDTYAFQMTELVTQSVRIRASGDGSASQLTCSCGHGGELEPCSHLIWLLDRLAKQTLYDYDPKTPLTMTEDGFAQELGDPFTAISEHHLDVLSDGLHCPVVDPKAVSKDDMASCRVQESRELLSAVYGMPPEEFRPDIFDSSSSTPRGKKVLKRNDLDHTVLRMLLDNHHFFDYFQSVSRPRDPINDLFRKLSQRVDRVLRVFDSYASDPASAATSSTETPPDASWAARHILGCTKLIKSCIYTRDRPLQPSEATSAARTLVHILSAVVSRNQNVDVLDDAVVAFSPTRGTTRTEHNLYLNLIGDRDMDFVIAELNLLPEAASQHLHSLEAIFEDIGRLGAPLSYFDKFKSLLSRLRTPIIGSSLKRQVEEEDSNYRHFKRMK encoded by the coding sequence ATGCCAATACCAGTTGCCCCATTCAGCAGACTGACCCTCGAAGAGATGTCGGCCACTAGTCGAACGGGTGTTCCTGCTGCTTCAGAGGCTGGCCACCACCAAGAGCTACTGGTGGAAGATTCAAGCTCTGATTATGAGTCGTACTCGGAGATTTCTGACGATGAcggtgacgatgacgacgaactGCCCGCCATTGTGCAATCGCCGTCTGAGCTCTCCTACACCATCGATCACCTCCCAGAAGAAGCCCAGGACGCAGTACGAAGGGTCTTTAGTGAGCCACCGACAATTGCCCTGCAGCAATGCCGGCTCATTGACGACACATATGCCTTTCAGATGACTGAACTCGTCACCCAGTCTGTTCGCATCCGCGCTTCTGGCGACGGGTCTGCCTCGCAGCTAACATGCTCGTGCGGGCATGGCGGAGAGCTTGAGCCATGCTCGCACCTGATATGGCTCCTGGATCGACTTGCCAAGCAGACGCTCTACGATTACGATCCCAAAACACCTCTCACCATGACTGAGGATGGCTTCGCGCAGGAGCTCGGCGATCCCTTCACAGCCATCTCGGAGCATCACCTTGACGTCCTGTCCGATGGTCTCCACTGCCCAGTCGTCGACCCAAAAGCCGTCTCAAAAGATGACATGGCATCTTGCCGAGTCCAAGAGTCTCGAGAACTCTTATCAGCCGTCTATGGGATGCCGCCGGAAGAGTTCCGCCCAGACATCtttgacagcagcagcagcacgcctCGCGGAAAGAAAGTGCTGAAGCGCAATGATCTAGACCACACAGTCCTCCGCATGCTGCTCGACAACCACCACTTCTTCGATTATTTCCAATCGGTATCTCGCCCCAGAGATCCCATCAACGACCTGTTCAGGAAGCTCTCCCAGCGAGTCGACCGCGTGCTCCGCGTTTTCGACTCATACGCCTCAGACCCAGCCTCCGCAGCAACGTCTTCGACAGAAACGCCACCAGACGCCTCTTGGGCAGCAAGACACATCCTAGGCTGCACGAAACTCATCAAATCGTGCATATACACACGCGATCGGCCGCTCCAGCCCTCCGAGGCAACTTCTGCCGCCCGCACGCTCGTCCACATCCTCTCCGCCGTTGTATCCCGCAACCAAAACGTCGACGTCCTCGACGACGCCGTCGTTGCCTTCTCCCCCACCCGCGGCACGACGCGAACAGAGCACAACCTATATCTCAATCTGATCGGCGACAGGGATATGGACTTTGTGATAGCGGAGCTTAATTTGCTTCCTGAGGCGGCGAGCCAACACCTGCATAGCCTGGAGGCCATATTCGAAGACATTGGGAGACTCGGCGCTCCGCTGTCGTACTTTGATAAGTTCAAATCGCTGTTGAGCCGGCTGAGGACGCCCATTATAGGGTCTAGTCTGAAGAGgcaggttgaagaagaggacagcAATTATCGACACTTTAAGAGAATGAAGTGA
- a CDS encoding uncharacterized protein (EggNog:ENOG41), which produces MQLAATACSLPQLTAVPAEILHMIGEYAQPSPLGRYRAIIDLAADLNSQEQSWPQSLPLSEIASWERGGHAVVNESLHPIVRITIDCWGLKRIERLVDNPPFAGKRSDTEVYIIEAQERLRDVTVQFQSGLGRLDVPKDSVDLQLWDTPTPPSLESLQNMPSITGTTQFASIDLRKANSLTFFVANGSTLAIHGHTRRRAHPETTFDRISRQRQRHAAWIYVPLPSKDRITHFGIRAPHKFTRSPWAAADYSYLFRFELAGDVIVGPRFLGPTQDFIWPVKEQLLLIFNVAELAAISAMSAYPNESSEITPFARLSKAPFQEACFSSAPLEGIVLLQIYSDAETGLCRGILAEYGNGSQRALGECRIGVDPVCTYKSPACLCFTQVTRNRSGTSIELKGIKVSSSYQSEHKHGEVGWSCFPMRGTLQLWFTNEQSILEVIVDEAELMPS; this is translated from the exons ATGCAGCttgcagcaacagcttgcTCCCTGCCCCAACTGACGGCCGTCCCAGCTGAGATATTGCATATGATAGGGGAATATGCTCAACCAAGCCCTCTTGGCCGCTATCGTGCTATTATTGATCTGGCGGCTGATTTAAATAGCCAAGAACAGAGCTGGCCACAATCACTGCCACTCTCCGAAATCGCTTCGTGGGAGCGAGGTGGACATGCCGTGGTCAATGAGAGCCTCCATCCCATCGTGAGGATTACAATTGACTGCTGGGGCTTAAAACGAATTGAGAGGCTGGTGGACAATCCTCCATTTGCCGGTAAACGATCGGATACAGAAGTTTATATCATAGAGGCGCAAGAGCGATTAAGAGACGTAACAGTGCAATTCCAA TCGGGTCTGGGGCGCTTAGATGTGCCAAAGGATTCAGTCGATCTTCAGCTCTGGGACACGCCAACGCCGCCGTCTTTAGAAAGCCTCCAGAATATGCCAAGCATCACAGGCACCACCCAGTTTGCCTCAATTGATCTAAGAAAAGCGAATTCTCTCACATTCTTCGTAGCAAATGGATCCACCCTCGCCATACACGGCCACACACGTAGACGGGCTCACCCTGAAACAACGTTTGATCGCATTTCACGCCAACGACAACGCCACGCTGCTTGGATCTACGTCCCTCTCCCTTCAAAAGATCGGATTACCCACTTTGGCATTCGTGCTCCGCACAAGTTCACGAGATCCCCATGGGCTGCAGCTGACTATTCTTACTTG TTTCGCTTTGAACTGGCTGGCGATGTTATAGTCGGACCTCGTTTCCTAGGGCCAACGCAAGATTTCATATGGCCTGTGAAAgaacagctgctgctcatcttTAACGTGGCGGAACTTGCGGCTATATCGGCAATGAGTGCTTATCCTAACGAGAGCAGTGAGATAACACCATTTGCCCGGCTTAGTAAGGCTCCTTTCCAGGAAGCATGTTTCTCATCTGCTCCCCTGGAGGGCATAGTACTCTTACAGATATATTCGGATGCTGAAACTGGCCTCTGTCGGGGGATACTCGCTGAATACGGTAATGGTTCCCAGCGTGCCCTCGGCGAATGCCGAATTGGCGTGGATCCAGTATGCACTTACAAGAGCCCTGCATGCTTGTGCTTTACTCAAGTCACGCGTAACCGTTCAGGAACGTCTATTGAGTTGAAAGGGATAAAAGTCAGCAGTTCTTACCAGTCTGAACATAAGCATGGCGAAGTGGGGTGGTCATGTTTTCCGATGCGTGGGACCCTTCAATTGTGGTTTACAAATGAGCAGTCTATTTTAGAGGTGATAGTGGACGAGGCAGAATTGATGCCTTCTTGA
- a CDS encoding uncharacterized protein (BUSCO:EOG092D2Z5Z~TransMembrane:8 (i63-81o101-121i128-147o153-172i192-210o216-236i243-262o274-294i)): MSHRGPSGYGIGGPSAYPGGGGGVGVSDESNGGSILDQLRPYTSKVEDILDTASEPIKPYLPAIGRFLIVVTFLEDALRIITQWSDQLLYLHDYRHIPSGITHIFLLFNVVAMVSCSTLVIARKYSDYAVGGLMSVVVIQAFGYGLIFDLNFFLRNLSVIGGLLMVLSDSWVRKTKAFAGLPTLDEKDKKMYFQLAGRVLLIFLFIGFVFSGEWSFWRVLVCILGAGACVMVVVGFKAKYSATLLVVILSGFNLLVNNFWTLHEHHPHKDFAKYDFFQILSIVGGLLLLVNSGPGQFSIDEKKKVY, from the exons ATGTCGCACCGTGGTCCTTCTGGCTATGGCATTGGTGGCCCCAGCGCCTAtcctggcggcggcggaggtgtTGGCGTTTCTGACGAGTCCAATGGAGGCAGCATCTTGGATCAGCTGCGGCCGTACACCAGCAAAGTCGAGGATATCCTGGACACCGCCAGCGAGCCCATCAAGCC GTATCTGCCTGCTATTGGAAGATTTCTGATCGTCGTTACCTTCCTCGAGGATGCGCTCCGAATCATCACCCAATGGAGCGACCAGCTGCTGTACCTTCACGACTACCGCCACA TTCCATCCGGAATCACTcatatcttcctcctcttcaacgTCGTCGCCATGGTCTCCTGCTCCAccctcgtcatcgccagaAAGTACTCTGATTACGCTGTTGGAGGTCTCATGAGCGTTGTAGTTATTCAGGCTTTCGGCTACGGCTTGATCTTCGATCTCAACTTCTTCCTGCGAAACCTGTCCGTCATTGGTGGCCTCCTCATGGTCCTCTCTGACTCTTGGGTCCGCAAGACCAAGGCCTTTGCTGGTCTCCCCACCTTGGacgagaaggacaagaagatgTACTTCCAGCTGGCCGGTCGCgttctcctcatcttcctcttcattgGCTTCGTCTTCAGCGGCGAATGGTCCTTCTGGCGCGTCCTTGTCTGCATCCTTGGCGCTGGCGCCTGCGTCATGGTCGTTGTGGGCTTCAAGGCCAAGTACAGTGCTACGCTGCTCGTTGTCATCCTGAGCGGCTTCAACCTGTTGGTGAACAACTTCTGGACT CTTCACGAGCACCACCCCCACAAGGACTTTGCCAAGTACGATTTCTTCCAGATTCTGTCCATCGTCGGCGGTCTGCTTCTCCTGGTCAACAGTGGCCCCGGCCAGTTCAGTAtcgatgagaagaagaaggtttACTAA
- a CDS encoding uncharacterized protein (TransMembrane:1 (o28-45i)) codes for MAACQGAYVLSAIISGTIHTHSLSALDAIAFVFLLSLLVLTFLNGERQGFGGQKLLCSTHCRPSTQLEQTTAVLETYYQFFSAYEAPVAARYGARIGIEDIDS; via the coding sequence ATGGCGGCCTGCCAAGGAGCGTACGTACTAAGTGCTATAATCTCCGGTACTattcacacacactctctctctgcccTGGACGCcattgcttttgtttttttgctgtCTTTGCTTGTATTGACTTTTCTAAATGGAGAAAGACAAGGCTTTGGGGGCCAAAAGTTGCTTTGCTCCACCCATTGCCGTCCTTCGACTCAGCTTGAGCAAACAACAGCCGTGCTTGAAACGTACTATCAATTTTTCTCTGCATACGAAGCGCCGGTGGCGGCAAGGTATGGCGCCAGAATTGGTATTGAAGACATCGACTCTTAA
- a CDS encoding uncharacterized protein (TransMembrane:2 (o28-47i68-86o)) has protein sequence MGFDQRRDGDRAAETGRPKWTLGGRCSVARALSLLLVWPWSAVQRVLKQQLFSARVRCSEDPRRVRGAALRVSFAVAFVEFVSGWFQNYMYMRPQIQSPPHLLAAASRAEQADS, from the coding sequence ATGGGCTTCGACCAACGCCGCGATGGAGACCGGGCCGCAGAAACGGGCCGGCCAAAGTGGACATTGGGCGGGCGGTGCAGCGTTGCGAGAGCGCTGTCGCTTCTGCTTGTCTGGCCCTGGAGCGCTGTGCAGAGGGTTCTGAAGCAGCAACTCTTTAGTGCCAGAGTGCGCTGTAGCGAGGACCCTAGGCGAGTTCGTGGCGCAGCGCTTCGGGTCTCTTTTGCGGTCGCCTTTGTGGAGTTCGTCTCCGGCTGGTTTcaaaactacatgtacatgagGCCGCAGATACAGAgtcctcctcatcttctaGCTGCAGCGAGCCGCGCGGAGCAGGCTGACAGTTGA